From the Chloroflexus aurantiacus J-10-fl genome, one window contains:
- the pstC gene encoding phosphate ABC transporter permease subunit PstC gives MAVFDLRRQPNQARAIGEKIIQILLTIAATVSILTTAGIVFSLLFETIAFFREVSIVEFLTETEWTPLFSIKKYGIWPLVSATVLTSAIAMVVAVPLGLIAAIFLSEFASDRIRRTVKPLLEILAGIPTVVYGYFALTVVTPFLKNFIPTLSIFNSLGAGLVMGVMLIPFVASLSEDALSAVPNSLREAAYGLGSTRFEVATRVVAPAAISGIVASIVLAFSRAVGETMIVAIAAGQNPRFTFDPTVPVMTMTSYIVQVSLGDTPYGSLSYYTLYAVGFTLFLFTFVLNIFSYWMVRKFREVYD, from the coding sequence GTGGCTGTTTTTGACCTCCGTAGACAACCAAATCAGGCTCGTGCTATTGGCGAGAAAATCATTCAAATTTTGCTGACTATAGCAGCAACCGTTTCTATTCTCACAACTGCTGGAATTGTCTTTTCGCTCCTCTTTGAAACAATTGCTTTCTTTAGAGAAGTCTCTATCGTCGAATTCCTCACCGAAACGGAATGGACACCCCTTTTCTCGATCAAGAAGTACGGCATCTGGCCATTGGTGTCGGCAACCGTTCTTACTTCTGCGATTGCAATGGTTGTCGCGGTGCCGCTTGGCCTGATTGCGGCGATTTTCCTGAGTGAGTTTGCCTCAGATCGCATTCGACGCACGGTGAAGCCTCTGCTTGAAATCCTTGCCGGTATTCCAACTGTAGTCTACGGCTATTTTGCTCTCACAGTGGTAACACCATTTCTCAAGAACTTCATTCCAACCCTCAGCATCTTTAATTCACTCGGTGCCGGGCTTGTGATGGGAGTCATGCTGATACCGTTTGTCGCTTCATTGAGTGAAGATGCGTTATCGGCAGTACCCAACTCGCTCCGTGAAGCAGCGTATGGGCTGGGTTCTACCAGATTTGAGGTTGCTACACGAGTCGTAGCACCGGCAGCCATTTCGGGTATTGTTGCCTCGATTGTCCTGGCTTTCTCACGGGCTGTTGGTGAAACAATGATTGTCGCCATTGCTGCCGGGCAAAATCCCCGCTTTACCTTCGATCCAACGGTGCCGGTGATGACAATGACCTCGTACATCGTCCAGGTCAGTTTGGGTGACACACCGTATGGCTCACTCAGCTATTACACGCTGTACGCGGTTGGTTTTACACTCTTCCTCTTCACCTTTGTGCTCAACATCTTCAGTTATTGGATGGTGCGCAAGTTCCGGGAGGTTTACGATTAA